A window of Lepus europaeus isolate LE1 chromosome 11, mLepTim1.pri, whole genome shotgun sequence contains these coding sequences:
- the PLA2G4F gene encoding cytosolic phospholipase A2 zeta → MLWDLWPRWLAGQGLPLVGTVLLRKREKRVKREAPWRHPRRETHPYYDLQVKVLRARNIQGSDRLSKADCYVKLWLPTASPCPAQTRTVANCSDPEWNETFRYQLHSAVKNVLELTLYDKDVLDSDQLSRYLFDLRSLKPGQPYSHTFPDSQNSQELQVEFVLEKSQVPACEVITNGVLVAQPCLKIQGTLGRDGIASLRECGVTQIQLAVPGACEKPQLLPLQPPAELGLTPTFTFHVNPVLSSRLDVELGEKRVVLQGDPSAELEAQTLELGKGAVPLSLLPLGREEQRLVVLGQGLEVALSVQAEMSSGDLDLRLGFGLCDGERQFLDRRKQVVSRALQQVLGLSEALNSDQVPVVAVLGSGGGTRAMTSLYGSLAGLQELGLLDAVTYLSGVSGSTWCISTLYKDPAWSQVALKGPIEHARARVCSRKVGAVSPERLQYYVQELGLREDSGHSVSLVDFWGLLIEYFLYQEENTAKLSDQQEAVSRAQNPYPIYASINVCSNVSGEDFAEWCEFTPHEVGFPKYGAHVPTALFGSEFFMGRLLRVRPETRLCYLQGLWGSAFAASLDEIFLKMGGSGLGFLNRHRGSVNIIDGCQKLQVHDPARLCTRLFTRQGPFSQAMLDLLTSRLTAADSPNFTRGLCLHRDYGASSEFLAWKAAHRDALPNQLTPTWDSLHLVDAGFAINSPFPLALLPQRAVDLILSFDYSLESPFQALRETEQYCLDRGIPFPSIEVGPEDMERPQECYLFAEAEDPRAPIVLHFPLVNRTFRTHLAPGVQRQTAVDKAFGDFTVHGPDTPYGMMSFTFEPEDFDRLVALSRYNVLNNLDSVKRALQLALDRRRARHSGAGQEDSGREDTGQGR, encoded by the exons ATGCTGTGGGACCTGTGGCCTCGGTGGCTGGCAGGCCAGGGGCTGCCCCTCGTGGGAACCGTGCTGCTgcggaagagagagaagagagtgaagAGGGAGGCTCCGTGGAGGCACCCGCGG CGGGAAACGCACCCCTATTACGACCTCCAGGTGAAGGTGCTGAGGGCCAGAAATATCCAGGGGTCAGACCGGC TGTCCAAAGCCGACTGCTATGTGAAGCTATGGCTGCCCACGGcgtccccctgccccgcccagacCAGAACGGTGGCCAACTGCAGTGACCCTGAGTGGAACGAGACTTTCCGCTACCAGCTCCACAGTGCTGTGAAG AATGTTCTGGAACTCACCCTCTATGACAAGGATGTCCTGGACAGTGACCAGCTCTCCCGGTACCTGTTTGACCTGAGGAGCCTCAAGCCCGGCCAACCCTACAGTCACACCTTCCCCGACAGCCAG AActcccaggagctgcaggtggagtttGTTCTGGAGAAGAG CCAGGTGCCTGCGTGTGAAGTCATCACCAATGGGGTCCTGGTG gcccagccctgcctgaagATCCAGGGCACCCTAGGGAGAGACGGGATAGCCTCACTTCGAGAGTGCG GTGTGACACAGATCCAACTGGCAGTGCCTGGGGCCTGCGAGAAGCCCCAGCTCTTACCCCTGCAGCCTCCCGCGGAGCTGGGCCTCACCCCTACCTTCACCTTCCACGTGAACCCAGTGCTGAGCTCTAGACTGGATGTGGAGCTGGGGGAGAAGCGGGTGGTCCTGCAG GGTGACCCCAGTGCTGAGCTGGAGGCTCAGACTCTCGAGCTGGGCAAGGGGGCCGTCCCGCTCTCCTTGCTGCCCCTAGGCAGGGAGGAGCAGCGCCTCGTGGTCCTAGGGCAG GGCCTGGAGGTGGCGCTGAGCGTGCAGGCAGAGATGAG cTCTGGGGACCTGGATCTGCGCCTTGGCTTTGGCCTCTGTGATGGGGAGCGGCAGTTTCTGGACAGGAGGAAGCAGGTCGTGTCCAGGgccctgcagcaggtgctgggcctgAGCGAGGCCCTGAACAGTGACCAG GTACCCGTGGTGGCTGTGCTGGGCTCTGGCGGTGGAACCCGAGCCATGACGTCCCTGTACGGCAGCCTGGCAGGGCTGCAGGAGCTCGGCCTCCTGGACGCCGTGACCTACCTGAGTGGGGTCTCTGGGTCCACCTG GTGCATCTCCACGCTCTACAAGGACCCAGCCTGGTCCCAGGTGGCCTTGAAGGGCCCCATTGAGCATGCCCGGGCTCGGGTCTGCAGCCGGAAGGTGGGCGCAGTGTCCCCAGAGCGGCTGCAGTACTACGTTCAGGAACTGGGGCTCCGGGAGGACAGTGGCCACAGCGTGTCCCTCGTTGACTTCTGGGGCCTCCTCATCGAGTATTTTCTGTACCAGGAG gAAAACACTGCCAAGCTGTCTGACCAGCAGGAAGCGGTCAGCCGGGCTCAGAACCCTTACCCCATCTACGCCAGCATCAACGTCTGCTCCAACGTCAGTGGGGAAGACTTCGCAG AGTGGTGTGAGTTCACCCCCCACGAGGTCGGCTTCCCCAAGTACGGGGCTCACGTTCCCACCGCGCTCTTCGGCTCCGAGTTCTTCATGGGGCGGCTGCTGCGGGTGCGGCCAGAGACCCGCCTCTGCTACCTGCAGG GCCTGTGGGGCAGCGCCTTTGCTGCCAGCCTGGATGAGATCTTCCTGAAGATGGGTGGCTCGGGCCTGGGCTTCCTGAACAGGCACAGGGGCAGTGTGAACATCATAG atggctgccagaAGCTGCAGGTGCACGACCCAGCGCGGCTGTGCACGCGGCTCTTCACCCGCCAGGGGCCCTTCTCCCAGGCCATGCTGGACTTACTCACCTCCCGCCTCACTGCCGCCGACAGCCCCAACTTCACCCggggcctctgcctgcacagGGACTACGGAGCCAGCAGCGAGTTCTTGGCCTGGAAAG CCGCGCACCGGGACGCCTTACCCAACCAGCTCACGCCCACGTGGGACAGCCTGCACCTGGTGGATGCCGGCTTCGCCATCAACTCGCCCTTCCcgctggccctgctgccccagcGAGCTGTGGACCTCATCCTGTCCTTCGACTACTCCCTGGAAAGCCCCTTTCAG GCCTTACGGGAGACGGAACAGTACTGCCTGGACCGGGGCATCCCCTTCCCCAGCATCGAGGTGGGCCCTGAGGACATGGAGCGGCCCCAAGAGTGCTATCTGTTTGCGGAGGCTGAGGACCCCCGTGCACCCATCGTGCTGCACTTCCCCCTGGTCAACCGCACCTTTCGCACGCACCTGGCCCCAG GTGTGCAGCGGCAAACAGCTGTGGACAAGGCCTTTGGGGACTTCACGGTCCACGGGCCAGACACCCCCTACGGCATGATGAGCTTCACCTTTGAACCCGAGGATTTCGATCGGCTGGTGGCCCTGAGTCGGTACAATGTTCTCAACAACCTGGATTCTGTGAAGCGCGCCCTCCAGCTGGCTCTGGACCGGCGACGAGCCAGACACAGCGGGGCTGGCCAGGAGGACTCGGGcagagaggacacaggacaggggcgctag